From the genome of Brassica oleracea var. oleracea cultivar TO1000 chromosome C4, BOL, whole genome shotgun sequence:
TTTGCATAGTTTTAGCTTTGTTATTTCTCATGTATTCATCCAATTAGCTTGCATTTAGGTGTGTTTAGTATCTTTGCTTTTGGATTTGCATTGTGGAACCTTTGGAGCTGGTACTTATGCAAAATGGAGCATTTGGAGAGATGAAGTGAGTAAAATGAAGAATTAAGAGTCAGAGGAGCTCGTAGCGGCCACGTCTAGCGGCCTCAACAAAGGCAGTTAGATTCACCTATCCGTAGGGGCCACCTCTAGCGGGCACTGCATAGGCACAATGGCCTGAAATCAATCCGAGGAAAACTCCATTTAATTCTATGAAAATCCGGGGCACAGCGGCCTGATCTAGCGGCCATAACAAAGGCAGCTACGTTCACTTAACCTAAGAAGATTTTGAGTTTTTAGCCTCCTAGTATAAATAGAACTTCTCTTTTTTGAGAGAGAACATCCTTTTATCTATTGTATAACACAAAAACCTTTGGGATCTTTGGAGTTTATGCAATTTAGTATTTCCTTTATTGTGATTATCTCATTTTCAATCTTGATTATGCTTATATCTATCATGGGTTTAAGTATAACGAAGATGATTAGTGAGTAATTACTCTTTTGGATTCATGGGTATAAGGATGATTAGGATTATTAAGTGATGATCTAGAGTGTTTAGAGTTAGATTAATATGTTTCCTTGCTTGATTGAGTGATCTTAATGCTAATCTAGAGTTGGCCATTTTAGATTATAAATCTAGACATTTCATTGCCCGAAAGGTGTTCGATGAAATGTCTGAGCCAACTCAACATGCTCTTAGCTTACGCTACCAAAGGCATTTGATGTTAGGGGAGTTTAGAAAGTTGAATGATCTGTCCTTAATGATTGTTTGATTGACACAAACCCAAGGCATTTGATATTTGATCAATGAGAGTAAATGAGCATTTGTCTTGACAAAGAACTTGCTTAGAATTGTTATCTAGACTTAGGAAAATGTGTTGATTGAAACCTTGTCATTCTAGATTGAATCTTAGTCATTTGAAATCAAATTCCTATACCCATGATTCCTCCTTTATACATTTGCTTGAAAGTTGCTAGTTAATTGTGTTAGAGTCTTGTTAGTTTACTCAAATCACTTCATTACATTGAATGCACTTAGCTTAAGTATGAACATGTATTCTCATTGAATTGAAACACTTAGAAATGGATTGACATCTAAAATACTACATGATTTGAATTAGGAAATAAAATCCTTATCAAATTTGGCGCCATTGCCAATTCTAAGTTTATTTTGACATTGAGATTTGGTCCTTACTTGAGACTAAGTCTTATTTTTTCTTGTATCTAGTTACTGATTCTCTCTCCTAGCCCTTTTGTATCTCAGGTGTATGAACTTGCGGAGCAGAGGACCAACAGACCTAGTTCCAAGAGTTGAAGACATTAGAGCACTTGAAAGGGAGATAGCAAGGAAGAGAAGAGAAGAAGAGCAACAGGCTCACTTAGACAGATTGGGGTTTGTGATGGATCAACATCAGAATCATCCTCAAGATGGAGAGGGTAATGGCCAAGGAGCTGCAAACATTAGGCCACAATACCCACAGCACCAAGCTAGAGCTATTGGCACCCATGATGAGCCCAATATCCATGGGCATAGAGCTGGCATTAGAGCACCAGCTGTGGAAAACAAGAACTTTGAGATCAAGTCAAGATTGATAAACATGATCCAGAGCAACAAGTACTATGGTCTTGCTTTGGAGGATCCACTAGATCACTTGGATAACTTTGATAAGCTGTGTGGAACAACAAAGATCAATGGTGTCTCTGAAGATGCATTCAAGCTAAGACTGTTTCCATTCTCTTTGGGAGACAAAGCTCACACATGGGAGAAGAGTCTTTCAAGAGATTCAATCACTACATGGGATGAGTGCAAGAAAGCTTTCCTCACCAAGTTCTTCTCTACTTCAAGAACTACTAAGCTAAAGAATGAAATCTCTGGATTTCATCAAAGGAATCTTGAAGGCTTTGGAGAAGCATGGGAAAGGTTCAACAGCTACATCTCTCAATGTCCTCATCACGGCTTCAATATGGAGAGTTTGCTTAGTACTTTCTACAGAGGTGCTTTGCCTAAGTTTAGAAGCCAGCTTGATACTGCTAGCAATGGTTTCTTCTCGGGGAGAACTGAAGCAGATGCTTTGGAGCTTGTAGAGAATATGGCTAAGAGTGATTCAGTCTACAGTGATGAGCATGATAGAAGCAACAGAGGCAGTGGAGGAGATGATACAAACACAAAGAAAGAGTTAAAGGCTCTACAAGACAAGATGGGTATGCTTCTCTTAGAAAGAGCTAAACAAGAGAAGGTGAACTTTGTTGGTTAGCAAAAACAAGAAGGGATTGATGTGCTTAATGAAGTTGATGGTCTAGAAGGTCAAGAAGAGTTGTGCATTGTGAATGCTAATGGGACATGGTACAAGAAGGAGCCTAACTTTTAGTACAACAACTACCAACAAAAGCCCTTCTACAACAACCAAAAAGGTGGTTACCAAGCTAGACAAAACTACTCTCAAGGTTTCTCCTCCACAGGAAATCAGTCTACACAAGGCCAACCCGGATCTTCTACTTCTGCTCCACGAGAGAGTAGCACTGATGCAATGTTGAAACAGATCTTGGAGTCCCAAACTAGAAGTGAGAAGCACATTGGATATGAGTTGAAGAACCTTCACACCAAAGTTGATGGAAGCTACAAAGATCTCAACAACAAATTCTCAAACCTTGCCTCTCACTTCAAGGCTTTGGAGAATCAGTTTGCCTCTATGCCTTCAACCTCCAAGCTCCCAATGGGATCTCTACCAAATAAATCAGAGCAGAATCCCAAAGAGTAATCCAATGTTATCCTCTCTACTACTTCTTCTGAGATTGAGTTGAGTGATCATGAGAAAGAGGTGGATCAGATTGAAAGCCTCTTGTATGGAACATAATTTGTTTCCCAGGCTGCAGCACAACTTGTGGATAAGACTAAACACAACTATGGAGAGGGTTAAGGCACAAGCTGAACTGAAGGTTGCAGCAGATATTCTGAAAAGAGATGAGCACAACGCTGAGAAACAAGTTGAAAGAGAGGTTGTGCAGAGGCTAAAGGAAGTTAAGTTGGAAGGAACCACTGAGGTTGAGCAGTCACCTTATGATAAGCTCCCATTTCCACAAAGGGTCCTCACCAAAGCTCAAAAGAAGGTGATCTCCAAGTTCAGAAAGGACATGAGTGCTGTAGGAGTCAAGCTTCCAGAGATCTCACATATGTGTGATGCTCATGTCCAAATGATGCTCATCAAGGACATTCTAGCTCACAAAGAAGAAGTAGTAGAGCTTCTGACATCTCTACTTTGCAGCTTGATCCACCAGTCACACCAAAGTCTATTCCAAAACTAGAAACCCAAGGGAAATTCACCTTGTCTTGCGCCCTTGGTAAGTTCACACTTGATGATGCTCTTGTTGATTCTGGTGCAAGTGTGAATGTGATCTCAATAGAGATAGTGAAAGAGTCTTGGGATTGAGAACATGGAGCCAAACACATCCTCACTCATGTTTGGAGACTCTTCTTCACAACTCCATTAGGCTTAATCAAGCATTATCTTATGAAGATTGGAAACTGCACCATCCATATTGATCTCACTGTTTTGAAGATGGCAATTGAGAAGAGAGTCCCATTGATCCTTGGCACACCATTTCTCACAACAGTAGGAGTTTGCATTGATTTTGCCAACAAGAAGGTCACACTCCTCAATGTGAACAAAGCTGTCTCCTATCCAATCAAGTCTCCAATGATGAATGTTGAGTATTGTGGAACCATCACTTGTAGGGAACCTTCCATTGAAAAGATCAAGAATGAAATGGTTGTTAGTGGAAAAGAAGGTCTTGATGGAGAGTCATCTAAAGATATGTGTGATGAGCACTTGGAAAGTGCTACAACGGAGAAGGTGAGTAGAGCCTCAAAGGCTGCTCATGACAAGAAGAAGATGATGAAAAAACCTCACCCTCCACCTCTTGATAAGCTGCCACACACTCTCACTCTTCACCCAATGAAGTTCAAGGATGGAGCTATTGAGTACAAGATCAAATACAAAGGAAAGTCTACACCATTCTCAAGTGCAAAGGCCATCATCACTCCTCAGCTCCAAGATGACCCAATCAAACTCCAAGGGCTCCTCTCTCAAGTCCTCACCATCACCCTTGAAGGTGGGAAAGATCATCCTCTTCACTAGCCAATTGGAAGGAAAGTCAAGCTAGAGACTTAAAACAAGCTCACTTGGGAGAAAGTCCCATGGTATCCTTTGTATATATTTCTATATATCTTTTTTCTTGTTTTAGTGTGTTTGAATGAGCTTAGGGCCAAGTTTGGGGGAATTCTCAAAAATTCCCAAAAATCATGTCGAAAATTCCAAGGTGACAACAAGCCCTCCCTCCTCATTTCCCTTATATCATCAAAGCCAACTTCAAGTAAGTGCATTCTACCTTTGTAAATACTTAGTTATCATGTTTATGTCTTTCCTTTAGATCTCTTCTTTGAGTTTATTCTCACACAAGGGTCTGTGTGAAGTAAGTTTGGGGGATAGTCTACTATCTCAGATTGTGTTTTGTTTTGTCTACTTGTCATTGAGTCCCATGCATTCCACTGTGCATATTTATTTGCATAGAAAACCCACAAAAATTGAAAATTTTCGAAAATCACAAAAAAGAAGCATTTAGTTGCATCATTTGCATCTTTAGGATTGAGTCTAGAAGCATTTAGATTGCATTCATGCATAGGGAGAAACCTTGTCAAGAACACATGTCTAGAACTCAATTTGACATCCTAGCTAAGCATATCAAGTAGCTTAAGCATATCTTGAAAAAGTTTGTAAGCTTCGAGCCTTGAAAACTCTTCTTGAAACTTGTTGCTTGCTTGATGATTGGCATTGTTCTTGAAACCAACTTCAAATGAACTAAGGCTTAATGAACTTAATATCTCTTGCATATGGACATTTGCATACTTGATCATGGATATTATACACATTTGGGTTATATTTCTCTCTTTGTACCAATCTTTGTTAACCCAAATGACACTCTCATACCCATTAACCCTAACCATTCTTTGAAACCAACATTAATTTGCTTGAGTGAGGTCTTTTATTGATAGCATGTCATGTGCAAAATCTTGAGAGTATTAGGAGCGACAATGGGTTGTTCTCATCTTTGGCTAGCATTAGGACCTCATGTAGGCTAGCCTCTAGGATGGTTGTTAGGTTTGTGAGTTTAAATTCTTTTGATCTTGGGAATGATAGAGATTGAGTGAAAGAAAATGAATCAAAAATAGTGCTTAAAGAAAGAAACTTCTAGGGACAACGAAAATTAGAAAAGAAAAAGCTCTAAGTATCAATAGAACCCCTTGAAAAAAAAAACAATAAATGAGTGGAGAAAAGAAAAAGAAAAGAGTTAAGCTAAGTAAAAATCAAAAAGATCGTCTCTAGTTGGTTTAAATCAAAAGAGAGAAAAGAGTGTTGGGTGAGAGATGAAAGTGGGTGTATTTTGGGTTTGAGAATGATGAAAAAGAAGGGGTAGAACTTGAAATCATCTAGGAAAAGGGTAGAATGATGAGAACAAGACATTGTATGCATGAATTGCTCATTTTCTTAGATAAATTTTGCATAATAATCTTGCTCCTATTCTTGAGTGTGAGTCACTATTAAAAAAATGCATTTGAAACCCATTTTTCTTCACATTAGACCATCTTCCTCACCAAGCCAAATGATTGTGATCAAATATCCATTTTCAAGAACTCACTTGTGTGTTTGAATAAATGTGAGGGTTGACTAAGGAACTTGTTGATTGAATGGCATTACAACTTGTGTAGAGGGATAAGAGCTTTGATAAACCTTGAGAAGCTAGAGTGCACTAAGAGAGTTGCTCATGCTATTTGCTATATTTTCTTTAGGATGTCATATTGAAGGCTAGAAAGTGTTTCTTTTGGTTATATGCTCTCTCCTTCAAACCTCATCTCCTTCTTGGCCTTGAAAATTTACTTGTGGACAAGTAAATGTCAAGTTTGGGGGAGTTGATGTATTGTGATTTTGCATAGTTTTAGTTTTGTTATTTCTCATGTATTCATCCAATTAGCTTGCATTTAGGTGTGTTTAGTATCTTTGCATTTGCATTTGCATTGTGGAACCTTTGGAGCAGGTACTTATGCAAAATGGAGCATTTGGAGAGATGAAGTGAGTAAAATGAAGAATTAAGAGTCGGAGGAGCTCGTAGCGGCCACGTCTAGCGGCCTCAATAAAGGCAGCTAGATTCACCTATCCGTAGCAGCCACCTCTAGCGGGCACTGCATAGGCCGCTGGGGAAACTCCAAATCAATCCGAGGAAAACTCCATTTAATTCCATGAAAATCCGGGGCACAGCGGTCTGATCTAGCGGCCATAACAAAGGCCGCTACGCCCCTCTGCACCTAGCGGCCATAACAAGGGCCGCTACGCCCCTCAGCACCTAGCGGCCACCCTAGCTGGCTCAACAAAGGCCGCTACGTTCACTTAACCTAAGAAGATTTCGAGTTTTTAGCCTCCTAGTATAAATAGAACTTCTCTTTGTTGAGAAAGAACATCCTTTTATCTATTGTATAACACAAAAACTTTTGGGATCTTTGGAGTTTATGCAATTTAGTATTTCCTTTATTGTGATTATCTCATTTTCAATCTTGATTATGCTTATATCTATCATGGGTTTAAGTGTAACTAAGATGATTAGTGAGTAATTACTCTTTTGGATTCATGGGTTAGGATGATTAGGATGATTAAGTGATGATCTAGAGTGTTTAGAGTTAGATTAATATGTTTCCTTGCTTGATTGAGTGATCTTAATACTAATCTAGAGTTGGCCATTTTAGATTAGAAATCTAGACATTTCATTGCCCGAAAGGTGTTCGATGAAATGTCTGAGCCAACTCAACATGCTCTTAGCTTACGCTACCAAAGGCATTTGATGTTATGGGAGTTTAGAAAGTTGAATGATTTGTCCTTAATGATTGCTTGATTGACACAAACCAAAGGCATTTGATGTTTGATCAATGAGAGTAAATGAGCATTTTTCTTGACAAAGAACTTGCTTAGAATTGTTATCTAGACTTAAGGAAATGTGTTGATTGAAACCTTGTCATTCTAGATTGAATCTTAGTCATTCGAAATCAAATTCATATACCCATGATTCCTCCTTTATCTATTTGCTTGAAAGTTGCTAGTTAATTGTGTTAGAGTCTTGTTAGTTTACTCAAATCACTTCATTACATTGAATGCACTTAGGTTAAGTATGAACATGTATTCTCATTGAATTGAAACACTTAGAAATGAATTGACATCTAAAATACTACATGATTTGAATTAGGAAATAAAATCCTTATGAGTCTTATTTTGATTATGATGATGTAATTTATCTTTTTTTTATCTAAATATTTTTATTCAATATTGTCTATCAAAGATAATAATATTAAATTTGATAGGATATATTGCATCAAGAAAGCGCTCTTGATCGACAATTTAACAAGTTAGAAAATATGATGTGACAAGTACGACTACAAAAGAAATTAATGATGCAGTCAAGAACAAAATTTGGTTAAATGTTGCCAATAATCTTGGTTCTTTTTTGCTGACGGCTAGTTTTTTTTAAAAAAAAATTATCTCTTAAGTCGAAGGTTTTTACTAATTGTTATTTTTTTTGAAGAGAAATTTGAACCAACAGGGAATTTCAATGATTGTTAGCTTGATATGAAATGCCTTTAAGGCTTTATTTCTTGGTTTCAAATTAAAGTACACCGCAACAGTAAAAACTCAAGTACTATAATCTCAAAACGTTATTCAAGTACAAAGTATACATGAAGCACAGAACAACTACGAAACACACATATAAATGATTAATTACACAGTAAATTAATATACCTCTAACACAATGAATAAAATCATAATACATGCATAGGCCTAAAAGATCTCAAACTGAAAAAAAAAATCCAAAAATGGGTAGAAGTAGAACAAACAAGTACTGAAAGAAAAGTGAAACTAGGCGTCTTGGTGATGCTGCCCGGTGGTGCTAGTGGTACCATTGACGCCACTGGAGTACTTGTTTGAAATCGGTGCAGCAACTGTGTTACCTCCACGGCTCTTACGGCGAAGAACGATAAACCAAGTAAGTGGCTCAAGAATCACGACGCAGGCACCAAGAAAGATGAGAATTCCAATATAAGCCCATCGCCATTTATCTTCTGGATCCAAGATATCGAATCCTTTAAAGATGTTAATAATGGATAGGATAATTGTTGCGTATCCCACTGTGTGATGGTACACATTCCAGTAGAATCGATACTTGTGGTCTGGCTTTGGCCTTAGAAGCAGAGCAAATACTTGAAGTGTAGCGAATGTGAAAAGCGCTATCCCAAGGTTACGATGGGTTGAGTAAGATGTGCCTGGTGAATCGTTGCCAAGCTTGATACCTGTAGCCCAGCCGGATACACCAATGACGTAGCCGGAGACTTGGAAGACGATGTGGAGGTAGAACCAGGTTGGGGCGGTGAAGACTTTCATGTACCGAGCCATCATTGCTCCCATCGGCAATAGCACTCCCCAGCTAACCGCATTTAGTATTCCGTGTGTCTGTTATGTCAATTAGTTATTAACATTGGTTAGTTTTGGAGATAAATTTCATATTTCAGAAATGAAGAGAAAAATAAGGGAAGTAATTGAAAATTACGGGTTTCTAGCAAATAACACAAATTATATATCGATTTATACAAAATCATTTTTAGTTTTGTCTAATTTCCTCAATTAAAATAGCTCAGAATGTTCAATGGTTGTCGACAAAGAACAAAAGTTGTTTTAAAGACTTGTGAGAGATAAATAAGGACCCGTAACTGAGTTTTCATGAATTCTAGAAATAAGTCTTCTCTTTTTTTTTTTTTTTTTTTGAAAAAGTTTTCTCTTTTTTTTTTTGTTTTTTGCATCATTTAATTCTAGAAATAAGTCTTCAATTATCATTTTGATTATGGAAACTTTTTTTCGGGGTAAAATGTAAAATAATACTAAACATTTTTTTGTGGTAAAATAATACTAAACATTTTTTTGTGGTAAAATAATACTAGACACTTGGAAAGTGGAGACAGATATTTAAGTTCGGTGAAAGTGAAACCCGTGACGAGAAGGCCACTTCTTTTTCAACGAAAGTCTAGCAAATGCGTCGTTGATATTTGACTGATAACTTAAAAGAAATAAATTAATAATTAGATTTAATGCTTAGCTTAAAATACGCCATCATTTCATTATCTTGAGTGATTGGTTTGTTGACAAACACGTCAATTTGTCTTATATAAGTATTCATTAAATTTAAAACTCGTCTCCTACACTCAAAAATATTATGCGCACAATTATCATATATTAGGTATTTTTAATAGGCTATTTTCAAAATATCAACAAAATTTGTTTACCATCGAAACGGTATAAAAAATTTAAAGTTTCTTATAAATCATTCGATTTTAGAAGAAAAAAACAAATAATTTAAACAATATTGGATAAAATGTTAAGACTAATTTTTTTTGGAGAAAGATTAAATTATTTAATTTTAGGAATCCTTTATATAAAAACCTAAATGTATTGTTATTTTGTAACTTTCCCAAAATGGTTAAAACATTTGGAACTAAACCTTTTGGGATCTTTTATCATATGTTGATCAACTTAGGCGTTCTAAAACTATTTTTTGGTATACTCATTATAAATTTAAATATTGTTTTGGTTCGTTGTTATTTGTTAATGATCCGTGCAATTATCAATCAAACAAGCGAACTGAAAAAGTGAAGCCAAAGAGAAAGAAAGTTGAACTTACATTTCTCCTCCTCAGCCTGTTACCAGAACCTCCACCACTAGCCGATGACTGACCTGTCCTGAAATCGATCCTACCTATCGATCTGATATTATCTCCTGTTCTTTGATGAATCTGAGGAACACCATTAGCGACCGGACCTTCTTGCCAAACCTGGTTGGTCATGACCAAATTGGCCGGTAACTCAAGAGTCGCAAAAATGGTAGCCTCTCCGTTGACCAGAGTCGCGGAGACGAGGCTGACCCCAAAACTAAGGCTTCCAGGTGGCAGCTGGGTGTTGAGGTCATCGACCGAAGAGGTATATGCTTGGAATTGTCCACTAGAATTGGTGAATGCGACGAGAGCTTGCGTCCCCAACATCCGAGCCCCGCTTGGGTTAAGTCCCCAAGCAATCCATGAAGAAGAGGAAGTTCCCGGGTGGCGATAGGCAATTGAAACGGTACTGTTTTGGCCGTTGTAGTTCCAGTGAAGGAACGAGCCAAGGGCCGCGAGGGGAGTGCAAGAGGTGAAAGCGATGTTATTGGCGAACCTGTGGGTATCACAACCTGATTGGCCGTTCACATTTAAGACAAGGAGTATTGTCCAAACAGCAAACAGAGATACCTTTGCAGACTTTGTTCGATCCATCTATTTCTCTCTATGTTCTTGACTTTTGTGTTCTGTTTCGAAAGTTGGATGAGATTTGGGAATTTCGGGGGTTCTTAAGATACTTTATAGAAATATATAACGCGGATGCTTTTTTCAAGTCTACGGAAGTCGGAAGCCGTTTTTTGTTGACTAACGATTACTTTCCCTTCTGTTTACTTTCTCTTTCTTTTTTTCAATTGTGGCGTAAGAAAAACATCACAGTTTGTCATAATTTCAGGGTTTTGTTTCTTTTATTTTTTTACCCTTTTTATCAAATGATAATTATTAGATGATTTAAGTAGATGGTTATAGTTGGAGCCTAAATATGAACTTCCATAATAGTCAATATGAAATATATTGGAGGTTATAGAAAGAATAAACATGGTTGACGTCTCCTTCGGTTCTCAAAGAAAAGGAAAAGGAGAAATACTAAACAGTTTTTCATTAATAAACAGAAGTGCGGATTAGGTAGATTAGTTGGAAATTAGCGTCAAATTTACACCCACGTTCCTCGGTTCTGATTTCCTGGAGCATTATTTATATAAATAAATCACAAGATATCATGATGAATTTTTTAATTTCTTTATAAGAACTATTGCTCGTTGGTTTTCAGAAAATGATAGTCAAACGTGTCGTAATACTCCACGGCTCAAGCGTTCACATGTGGTCTTTTTAATTCCTTTTTTGCTGACTATTAAAAGAATACAGTTAGACTAGAAAAGGATTAGCTAATTGGTTATTTTAATTCAGAATTCTTTTATACAAAATAAAGTATAATCAAGTTTTACAAAAAAAAAACTTTGAAAAACTTTTTGTATTGTATCAAAATTAATATGACTATAATGATCGCGCATGTGTTTCGATCCTTGATTAACAGGATGATTGTTTGTGGTTTTTGTTTTAGTTTTTGGTTTTTGCTTTTGTAGAAACAATTTTTCAACCAATCAAGTTTTTGGTTTTAGTTTTTGTTTTTATAAAAACCATTTGAGTTGCCAATCAAGATTTTCAATAAATAGATTCCCTAAAATTTAGAAAAACTAGTTTTTAAAAAGTTTAACCAATTTATAAACCAAAAACCAACTTTTGTGAGTTTTTATGAAGAAAAACGAATTTTGATTTTGTTTTTTGTAGAAACTACTACATTATAATTAATTAATAATTAATAAATAATATTTTCATAAAAAGTAAAATTATCATAAAATATTTTGTACATTAGATATCATTTAAACAATAATGTGAAATATTTTAATTTGTGTTTCATATCTGTAAATAAATGTATATATTTTATAAATAATATTATTTAATTTTAAAACTTAGTTATTAGTTTCTATAAATAAAAAAATTGAATAATTTTAATAATTATTAGTCACATTAAAAATAACAAAAAATGATAAAAACATAATATGTTTTATTAATAAAATATATTGTATAATCCTGAATTATAAAAATTGCCATTCAATATTAAGAAAATATAAATAATTTATATAAGAAAATTTATAATTAGTTTCAAAATTTTATGTATTTTTATTTTTGTATCATTTATAATATTTATATAAGAAAAACTATTTCTATTCAAGTTTTAAAATTAAAAAATAATTTATATAAGAAAAATTTCTAAGTAGTTTCAAAATTTAATATTTTTATTTTTGTGTAATTTTATATATATATTATGATTTATATTTTACTATAATATATTTTTTATAAAAATATAATAATTAAAATATGTTATTGTATTTTATTTTAAAATAATAATCACAGTATTTTGATAAATTTCAATTGTAAAATCTAAATATTTATTTCTATTTTATTATATTATTTTTAAGTAATGTATTAGTTAATTTTTGAAAATTTAAAAAAATACAGCAAATCCAAAAACCAAAATCTAAATCTAAAAACTAAAAACCAAAAATCAAAAGCTGAAAACCAAAAACCAAAATCTAAAAACCAAAAGCTAAAATTTAAAAACCAAAAGCTAAAATCTAAAAACCAAAAACTAAAACTAAAAACTACTGAAACAATCATCACCTAAATGACTTTTTCATAACTTTTTTTAATAAATCACTGATTGATGTCTTGTGATTTATTTATAAC
Proteins encoded in this window:
- the LOC106342973 gene encoding cytochrome b561 and DOMON domain-containing protein At5g35735, which produces MDRTKSAKVSLFAVWTILLVLNVNGQSGCDTHRFANNIAFTSCTPLAALGSFLHWNYNGQNSTVSIAYRHPGTSSSSWIAWGLNPSGARMLGTQALVAFTNSSGQFQAYTSSVDDLNTQLPPGSLSFGVSLVSATLVNGEATIFATLELPANLVMTNQVWQEGPVANGVPQIHQRTGDNIRSIGRIDFRTGQSSASGGGSGNRLRRRNTHGILNAVSWGVLLPMGAMMARYMKVFTAPTWFYLHIVFQVSGYVIGVSGWATGIKLGNDSPGTSYSTHRNLGIALFTFATLQVFALLLRPKPDHKYRFYWNVYHHTVGYATIILSIINIFKGFDILDPEDKWRWAYIGILIFLGACVVILEPLTWFIVLRRKSRGGNTVAAPISNKYSSGVNGTTSTTGQHHQDA